The segment AAAGACTTGGAAGTCGTACCACGTCGTAGTACAGCGTGCCCCACACCTTAGCGTTGCTGTATAAGCAGTTAGCGGGACAGTTGTACCTGCAGGAGGTGCACGCGGTGTCGAATCAGTGGATTTGTAGCATTCTGATACGTAACGATAATCATTTTAAGATGAGATTGTCTAACTGACCTGTTACAGGTTGCACCTTTGCACTTATCCCTCATCCTTGTTTCACACTTGATGTTTTGAGCTgcaaagattaaaataaaatgcaatatgtATTAGACAAGACAGGCAAGAAGTCCACTTCTGAATGAAGCCTTCACGTACTGATACCCCGAAATTAACAGCTCTTACTCAGGAAGTTGTTTCGAGTGTTTGTGGTCTTAGGCTGCGTGGTTTTTTTGGGTGTAGAAGGTTTGGGGTTAGTCTTTCGAACAGGTTTGGATTGAGTGATCGCCACCTGCACAGGAACCTGAGGCTTCTCCACCTCGTTCATGTCTGGAGTCTCGGTGCGTTGAGGAGTTCCTGAAAGAAGCAGGTCATTTATATGAAAAATGAAATAGCAAAATGGACAAAGGTTATTTTAGGGCGTGTCCTTTGCACATTTTGCATCATCCAGGAAGCGCATTGATAtcaaacaccttttttttttttacatctcatCCAGTCATGTTGCAAATGGTgtggaaacaaaaacaaagatagAGTAAAAAAGTACCAGCGAGCAAATACGAGCTGTACGAGATTCTGAATCACAAATATTTCGATCCTAATTTCCTAATGTTGCAACATAACTACAAGTTATGACGTTACAGTGAAGACAAACATCCGCCTCATCATCAACGTTACATCGATGTTTATTACATTTGCAtgactgataataataaatctgatcTACAAAGCAAGCTAGGATAAACCATTATCTGATATGAGCTGGGACTGGTGAGAGTGTTGCCATGGTTTCAAAAcatacttgtttttttaatgattagcTGCATTAATTGCTCGGAGTTTTGATTTGATGTCATTTGTTCTTTGTCAGTATAATTCCTGTTCAATATAATCCGTCAATTGATGGTCTGAGTAAGAATGGGATATTTCACAGGAATTACTAAACACAGAAAGACATAACTGTGAAGCATCACCTTCTTTTATTTGAAGTTCTGGATAACTGCGGTTAAATACGTATATACACAAAGAATCCTTTCagttttaattctttaattctAAACATTTTAAGACTTCCATGATGAAAAGGCAAAGTGCCACAAATAACCCTCATCAACATCCTATAGGAGTTAAACCCATTATGTACTGTAGAGTAGGGTGAGGTATGGACCATTTCGCTCTgcagataaataaacagaaaaacaaaaagaaattacCCTTGTAGCACAGTTTGTCTTTGCAGACTCCTCCATAGCTGGGAGGACACTGAGAACAGGGATTTCCATGCTGGTAGGGCGCCTCCCCGATCCAGTTTCCCCTGATGGAGACCACATAGCCAGATCAGAATCTTAATGTACATGAGCTTTCAAATGTGCTGCACGTTCTCACAAAGTCAGGTTTTCCAGGAAACGCAATTTAAATACCAACTGGCAATTAAATGATTACAGAAATAATCTGGAAATAATAATCAGCTTGGGTAGCACTACTCTTTTCTATTCGGTAATTAAGAATTTTCCACATTCCGGTCCTGTACGCGCGTTCCCAGGAGCCCAGGTGATCTACGACATGTAATCATGCTAATAAGAGTTAGCAGATGCAGGTGGCTTACTTTGGCGAGTAGTTGCACACGAGGTAGACGGCGTTCTCCCATATCTCCCCCCACACGTTCATGCTTGGACACATGTGCACAGCACAGCCCACGCGGTTGGTGGTGGCCCAGACGATCTGCGAAAGAACCAGAGACGTTCATGAGTCCAGTGttcttcaaaaagaaaaaaaaaaaatcaaaacttgCATTGGCATTGTGAAGTCTTATATTCATTCTAATAAAGATCAttaaatgtttaactgtttatCTCTACAGCATTTCTGCAGCTCTGAACCTCTACCCCAGTTTAGAACGTCAGAAACCCAAAATAACGTCAAATGTTTCATTCAGAGTCAAATCACTTTCTCTAAAGAGTTCGCTTTTAATGATGGTGAAGATATAGAGATGATTTGAGCTAAATTTACATCATAATTTAATAAtggattatatttttatcatccaGATTAATTAAACCGTGTGAAATTGacctcatttaaaatgtattaatagcaTTTTATAAATAGACAAgatcattatttctttttttttttactatttttgttaatctaattacattaatactgaatgaacagtatacagtatatagaggaTTATAGTTCTGTTACCCGTGAGACATGTCCCCAAATATTatcagtttgttttgtttttttgtggtaaTACTTCACCGGCTTCTAATGAACCGAAAGGGAGAAACTGTTTTTCACTGGAAATAAAGTGCAAATGTGAAGCTATTTTTAATTCAGATGGGAGATTTGTGTAAACGAATCATCATTTAGACGTTATCTCTCCGTCTGTGTACAGAATGAGACAGGTTCTTGGACTCGTATGTCTCTGGCCCGGTGGAGAGCGTCCGGATTGATGGGTCCGCAGAGGGCTCTAAAGAGAGACTGCTCCTTTCATTCCGAGCGGAAGGAGATGCACATGAGGTGTGACCGGCATCCGCGTCCTGTGAGCTCGTACCATCTTTCCTCATCATccgtacaaataaataaataagcgcTGGCGGATTGTGCGCTGACTTGAAGCTTAAAGCCAGGGCCTTGTTCCTGCTGAACGCGTACAGGAAGGAGTTCATCCAGTGCAGCCAGACTGCATGAGCCAGAGCTGTTTTACTAGTAAATGAATGGAGTTTCTGACTCAGCACTTTGTACAGTTCAAACTACACAGTGGGTTTGTGTGCAGTCCAACAAAGTtacacagagacagagggagagagagagagagagagagagagagagagagagagagagactcctgCTGTGTTTAAgtaccaaggccaggaagagaTCACATTTATTCCCCAGATTTTTAGCATCCTTAGGAAAAAGGTCATAAATGCTAAAATattctagaaaaaaaataataaaaccctaTAAAATGCCACAACTGAACATTGCCAAATCACATAAgcatttacaaaagaaaaagaaaaagagagaagggagagagagagagagacctcaAAACCACAAACATCATGAAGGATTGTTGATGTTCAGGGCTCTTTTGTAGCTTTTGTGCAGAGTGATGGCATCATTAATGACTTCTAACTGCTGACTACGAGCATATCTTATTCCCAAAATCTGGTTGTCTCTGCCAAGAGGCTTAACCACAACTTAACCACAACAAGGTAATAAGAACTAATAAACGCCCAAATCAGCACagaaattgtattatttaattgcTTCGCAGTAATCATTTAATTCTGTCCATGCATGCGTCTAATTCGACATATCCTGTATAACGTATTAAAAACAATCCTCATGTTTGTAATTATGatagtttgttccattatttatgagccacgtggttgtaattcctgaatggttaataCTCCACTTTTGCCAAATCCCTTCAACCTTAGCTCTCCCCTaaatttcctctcaaaccttaTCGtctctgtagacaaagtgttaactGCTGGAGACGTTAAGATTCATTTGAAAatcctctgagaacagcatttatgtccatactggactaaatcggtgtgtagtaggacctgcactcataaagcaggtcacacttaaGATTAAATATTATCCTTCGGGTTAAGCATGAGAAATataattccacagtctgaagctgcgatatctcagatcactgtcttgtctcgattaaagtgtgtcattgtaataatgtacgcacagcgccgcgctaccgctTTAAACgaacattcacatcaaataccacacagagttttatcagtaatctcccagagttagcaacttcgattagatcaccgtctgactccacagaactcgacAACATTTCCTTATACCTtggataatgtagctccagttaaaagaaaaatgattagataaACTTGcttcctggtataacgatcacacacgcactttaaaacaaaccgctTGGAAATTGGAACgcaaatggcatcaaactaagCTAGtgttccaaatagcatggaaggagagcatcctgaactatagaaaagctctgaGTAATGCTAGATCATCTCCACTCTTattgaaaatgacaaaaataatcctagatttgtagctaaattaaccagaaacaagaccactggagaaatctccacaacaacaacatacagtagtgaggacttcattaactttttcaataacaaaatcataaatatgaggcaaaaaaattcaggctttgaaaccagacaatgtaggttatacagatgataaatCAACCACATCatatcagaacctagaatacgttcctccccttgaagagaatgaactaatttcactcatctcttctttaaaaacctgtgtattagatcctataccgacacgttttctcaagcagatagttccagcaataacagaactcctgttgaaaataataaacttttcactcagcagtgggtatattctcaaatcctttaaattagcagttattgaaccgctaactaagaaacctgaccttgatccctgtcagctttccaattacaggccgataccAAAACTTCCCCATTATCGCTAAGATTCTCGAAAAGATAGTAACACAGCAATGTTCATGTTCATATCTACACAGGAAtggcataaacaaactgtatcactcaggtttgttgaaggtgaggtttccttctggctctcctttttagttatgatgttatagttagtcctgtcggagtccctgcttgcaaatatacattcatgttatacattgtttgactgtgaccagacctaactgccatGTCTCcttcctcttttctctcttcccctctctctcttcccctctacctgtctctctgtcaagctatacatgtcgctcctgagctgccagtgatccagaccccctctgcaccctggacctgtctgacgCCTGGTcttctgcttctggttggagatctcgtcgcatggaagCCCCCTATGGTCTGCCTGGGCACCACTTTTCCATGGAGACAGTCTTCGTggactcgatagttcaggactggagtttcctacagtctacctgagcctccaataatgaactggactcaattttaacctaaacacatctcctgttatactgaatgtccagtctcacacagtatgatgcagatcaatccctgctatccgttatcacccagatgaggatgggttccctgtggagtctggttcctctcaaggtttcttcctactatcatctcagggagtttttccttgtcactgtcgcTGTTCTCCCCGGCTTGATTATCAGGGAcggtcttatcattttgattcatacacgctCACATCTTATACaaccttaaataattattttgattgtgtaaagctgctttgcaacaatgtcaattgttaaaagcgctatacaaataaaattgaattaaattgaatgtatAAATTGCTCCAATACCAACATCTGATACATGAACACGGCTGCACTTTTTATGTctgttttagtaaaaaaaaaaaaattttaaacgcagaacaataaacataactaaataaaaagttatgtgGTTTTGATACCTGATATCATTTGACTTGGCACCGTATAGTATGATAATAAAGTTTTAacaaaactacagtatacagtgccCCCTATGCTTAGGCTAATAATTACAGATTCAATCATCATCCTTAcaaaagggtgccaatatttttttaaagttaaccAGCCTAGCGGGCTGGTAAAAACCACAGCTGGATCAGAAGGTGAGAAAGAGGTGTAACACATGGCAGCTACTGTGTTGTTTTAAAGTCTTCCAAAGATCTCAGGTCCAGTAAGAAAGCGCTCCAGGAGTCGGAGAACAGCTTCCAGATGTTTGTGACCTGGTTTCTGTGGGAGATTGTACAGAGAGACTGTTTTCTCAAATCCATCACAGCTGCTGAGTAAAGTCTGAGATGATTCAGTGCCAGGGCTTATTCGCTCTTTTCTGCCTCTCTGTTTTTTCctttgattcatttattatagagATAACCCCACTTTTTTTCATCCCTTTCACGTCTCTACACGGAATCAAAAGCAAGTGGAGTGCACAAGGTGGCAAAACTTGTCACTAACATCCAAACACCTCTAAATGTCTGTTAGAGTGTCTTCTAAAtgtttcactaatgcttggGCATGATCAAGGTAGACCAGAGCCGTGATCGGACTGCCTATctgattcatgtctgaaacactggcctcccaggaactcctggtGAATgattatctgtcgattttcaaggatctgaCATTTCACTCGCTGAATTTCACGAGGACGACTGCATCACCACTTTGCTCATCGCCACTTTgtacttaaagtcttctgtatcAATGTCAATCGATATTACACCTTCATTAATCCAAAACTTTATCGCAAGTCCTGGTTTGGCTTAAACAGCccttcattttaaacaacagattctaatttgtttcattaaatTACCGTACTAACCGATAGCTTAAATTAGAGACCGgtttaaccaatcagaataaTGCATTcccatttctatttaaatgatCTGGGCATAGGACTTTTACCAGAACGGGAAAGATTTTTACAAGATGGGTGACAGGATGGGTTGACCTGAATCTTGCTTTTTACAGTAATTAAAGAACAAATTGGGCGTTCCTACGGGTACACTTTACGCCCTGAATTCATGAGGAGcatcaaaaaaattttaactttcCAGGTCATGCCGCGATTTTATTCCCAATATTAAATCATTCCTGACATTACGGTGCCAatgccaattttatatataattacaccTAAATGCGCGTGAATCAGCGTTTCTTGCAGTTTAGTGCGGAATTTGACACTTCCAGGAATTTTTCAAGCACAAATTAGTCTGTTTTTCAAGTAGAGGTGAGATTATGATGAATGATGACTCATTTTCCAGGAAGGATTGATCTTGCAGTTTCATGTAATTGtaagaagtagaagaagaaaaatgaaataacacGCTCTCGCTAACCCACCTTACATTTTAAGACACAGTTAAAATGAAGAAGGTcagagaacataaaaaaaaatctgcaaagttTAAAATGAAGCAAAAGGCCTCGATCATGGCAGGGAACGTGAATATGGCggctttttatacttttaaacagtttgtttgttttttggtcgAAGCAAAAAAGTTCAATGTTGCATAAGggcttaaaatcttttaaaatctcCCCACCAATAAAATCACCGAGTTAAAGAAGGAGCACGAGAAATAATCAGTTGTTAGTTAGCGAATATGAGAAGATTTACAACATAAGCGGAAACTTTCTCTTTGCTAATGTCTGAACCAAAAATAATAACGAGTGCACGTGTTTTGGAAATTCATCGAAGCGTTAACTTTAATTGCGATCGCACAAACCTTCCTAATCAAGTTCAAGAACTCAAGCAGTCACTCCATCTGAGAGCCAATCTAATCTAGAGCGTGCGCTAGGCTAGTGGATTAACTGAAACTAGTTAGGAATAGTACGAAAGTTAGGTTGTGAGCATTGTGCCACAAGCCAGGCtacaataaagttaaaatataatgcacttttgtttaaaatggattCAATTCATTTATAAACCGTGTCTTTATAACCCGCCCCCTCACCTGTGTGTAGTGAGTACACATGGGTCCAGAGCAGCGGTCAGGGCACCAGGGGTTGCACTCGTGTGGGTACGGGTACGTGTAGTCCTTCACCTCGTCATACCAAGCCTGGACGTGGTAAGCAGGGGAACGGTACCTACGAAACAAGAGAGATTATCACTCCAGAGCCCTTTTTTGAGAATCTATTCCCTGACCCACTTTCTCCTGCGCATcactaatgcacacacacacacacacacacacacacagagatatcTGTTCTCATCCTTGACTCCAAAGTAAATAGTACTCTCTTCCATGAGCAGCCATTCATCTCCACAGAGTGTAAACATTACTTTATACGGCACCGAGGAGTCATAAGGGAGAGGAGGAAAGTGAGGGGGACGCACTTTCCACTGGCATCAGAAGAGACACAAATGTTAAAGAAACCAAAGCAGAGTTGACTAAATGCACTGAGAAAGACAAGTCGTCACACACTGCTGCTGGTTTGTACAAACGGGCTGTTGGGTTTAATATAATATGCAACGTGTGGCGACAGTCCACGTTAAAGGTCCCGTATTAAAGAAATATAGGCGCTTTAAAATCCCTTTGAAGTTAATGCAGCtaatatgaggtcacattaggggagaAATCTAATTGGTTAGTTGGATAATACAAAACTGAACGTTTGTAACTAAAATCTCTACAACTaactaaaagtgattttttttatgtttaaaaaaaaaatgtaaatcttatAACGTCACTCCTGGCAGTGTTCTCCGAGTTGGTTCTCCTCTCACGTATCAACATGCCAGTGattaaaatgttactttttttaaatccagttaTCATTAACAAAACAAGTTAGCTaaggtttttatttctgttaccGACACTACAGACTCCTTCCACATGTGTTTAGTAAACATCTCCGCACAGATCCATGATTACAGAcagttttttaattgttttttttattggtgtCCATCATGTCCCAGTGAACGAGCGGATTCAGTAGGAACTATAATATTAGAACGAGAGCacaaatataaacctgtgagtTGCAGCTGCATGAgggtcagagctgctgttttagtAAACTAATCAACAGCTCCCATCTGATTCAATCCGAATGCAGGATTCAACAGAGCTGTGATAGAAATACAGGGCTATTTATGGCTGGAGGTTGTTACAGTGGAGTCAAATGGCAGGGAAGTGAATCACTCTCTTTGCAAACTGTTTGTTttacactatgtgtgtgtgtgtgtgtgtgtgtacacagaccTGCCCCAGTGCACTGCCAGATTCTGGCCAATAGACATAATCAGGTCCTGTGGTCCGTGGTCCCACTGACACTGCTCAGCCCAGTGTGTAGCAGAACGCTCCAGTTCGTCGTCCCAtatctaatcacacacacaaaaacaaatactgaatacgttatatactgtacagtaggctatatacagaagtacacaaaaataaaaaagccagCAATGCATTGTTATCAGACCACACAGGATGTAGTTAAACTGCATGATAGATTAAAAAGGCAAGGATATGATCATTAAGGTTTTAAtaagaaattataattaaacacTATAATTAAAAAGTGTCTTTAACATTCTGCTCAACTTTTTGGTAGACAAAATTTTATATCTGATTCATGCCTGATTCATCACACTGATCTAAATAAACCAGACGTTGGGGTCAAGTTTACTCACAAACGCATCTTAGTCACTAATGGTAAAACGCCTTTCAGTCACGATATGATCCTGAAATATGGGTTAAAGTTAACCTGAATGAGTCATCTCTACCAATCGGTTGAGGTATActtttttgattgtttgtttgtttgttttttccaatCCACTAAATAATGTTGTTTGCCTTAATAAGTATGCCTTTTATCATTTCTTTATAACAAACCATGAAATTAATATAACATGAAATTTGTGAATATCTTGATACTTTTACCACAAAGCaacatctcaaccatttggaaggGGTCTATACTTTACTTTCTCAAACAGGCCAAACACTGCCCTTGTGAATTGTTtaagaaaatgcaaaacaaaatgttgcattgagtttttattttttcttagtgCAGACGTTAGAGTGCTAATTAACTTCTCACTTATCACAATCATTGCTAATGTTATTAACCTACGACATACACAGAAAACTTGTGTATGGACTGTGTATGTACGCGTGACTTTTCGACCAAAAAATTGATTTCATTTTTCGCGTTTCACGAAACGCGAGCACCATAATGTGAAGGGAAATCGAACTGAAAAGGgaaaacacacactacaccgACCCAGACATCAGAGTCTGGCTCTGGTCCACTGTAAACACTCTGCAATTGGGAATAAATGAAACACATTTCTCTGGCTTATTTCTCCACCTGAAAGGGACGGGAGGAGGTTTCCATCCTCCATCCAtggatacacacaaacacacacacactcacacacacatgcacacatacacacatatatacacacagtggaaGAAGgctcacatacacatacatttgTTCATCTGAGGAACGCTGTGCAGGACTCAGCTCAGTAAATTTCCAATGCGGTgttaagcacacacactctcacacacatacactcactcacactctatAACCCCTGTCCTGTCTGGTGTCCAGGTGTTGGTGCACTCCATACACCAATCCCTGGCAAAAACCCTTTAAACCAAGTAGACTAAAATAAGCAGACTTGCTAAGAAAACTCTGCCTTCGTTTATTTTATATGATATCTCCATAATAAGTCAACATTTGCTCAATTTTTCAATTAAAGAAGCAATCCTAACTTTGTCAACAGACAATGCTAAAGGCTTCCTTTCTAGCTTTACCATTAAATGACATTAGGACTGGTACTTTTTTCCAAACACTAAATTTAATCCAAACCTTGTGCTTGCAAAGTGATTGCTTCTTGTGAGAATGTTCAGTCTGCAAGCAGTGATCGAAACGGGTCCAAGCACTAGGTTGCAAACATACTCATTTGAACTAAAGTTAGAAGGGAAATTAAATTAGGTTGGAAGTAAGGATTGCATCGGGTGTGGGAAGGCAGGCAAAAGATGATATAATCTCTCTAAAGAGTTGACGTTACGATGTCGGTTTAGCTCTTTGTGGTGTTTGTGTAAGATCTAAACTGAGATATTATACGCTTAATTGGCCATTCCAAACCATGAGACAACTCTGAATAAAGTTGTCCTCTGGAGCTGAAACAAGTCTTGGTCTTCCTTTCCTGGGATGAGAGTCAAAAGCTGATGAGCGcgaaccatggaggtggtggacagaccaagtttttctttatatttccacttattctgctttagatcATCAGCTACATTACTGTAACTTCTGGGGTTGATTCCCAAATAGCAATAAATAGCAAGCTATTGCACTAGGTATGGTGTACGACCCCTTATTTCACACACCAAATATGTAGTGTCCTCCCTTGATCAGGGGtcagagagggatttgggattcagccttgtaaTATTTGAAGCCATTTAAACGTTTTTTTGTTGAAGgtaatcacacacactacagtgtaTAGGGAGTGGGTTGATTGACATGCCTTTAATGGCAAACCTTTTGCATCCACGCTGTCGTCATGTAGCTGTAAATATCTCCGCAATAACCTCGAAAGCAGATGTTTATGATACTTAAGAAAATACAGTTGAAGCAGCTGATTAATATCGTTTAACAAGACTCTGGAGAGGTTTTCCACTAAACTGTAAAGCATTCTGACTCAGAAGAGAGCCAGCAGACGGCTGTTTTAGGGCTGTTTATGATTCAGTGCCGGTGTTTAGAAAAGTCAACGCAAGCGGCTGACGTCAACCACAGTGGATGCCGTCCGTATCGCCCCACGGTTTGCTCTGTGTTCATTTTTAACTTATCTAATATATCTTTGGTTGTGAAATGAGCCACTTGTACCACTTTTCCTTCTCTCTGTGTCCTTACCATGTACTCCATGTTGGAAGCAGTTGGATAAACGCCACCTCTCAGTTTGTTGTGCAGAAGAAGAATCTCCTCACGATCAGACCACGGTATGGCGCGGCGGACACGTGAGCCCGACGCCGAGGTCGTGCCGTTAGCCTGCATCTCGTCCTGGTAGCGACTCAGCAGCCGCTGAAGCTCGGGAGACTCGGGCAGGAAGAGGCTGGAGGAGAGATGAGTGGCCAGTAGCAGCACGCTGAGAGAGAGCAGGCGGAGCATGGTGGCGAGGGTGGAGGTGGTGGATCACAGATGGCGATGAGTAAATTAGAGATGGAGACCGATCTAAAAACAGAGCAGGGATACCGTAAGGAGCAGAACCATCAGAACCAAGCATGTGGCACATTTTTCCAATTACAAACACAAGCTCACTGAACCACCTCAAATAGATGGACattgttttggaaaaaaaaagaaagaaagaaggtgCCAAATAGGGAAGGAAAGAATGATGATGGAAAGGAAgagtttgtcattttttttaatgaaggaaAGAATGAAGGAAAGTCAAAGGTGTATAATAGAGAATAAGGAATGTTTCTAATAAGAGACAAGGCCTTTAC is part of the Clarias gariepinus isolate MV-2021 ecotype Netherlands chromosome 15, CGAR_prim_01v2, whole genome shotgun sequence genome and harbors:
- the crispld2 gene encoding cysteine-rich secretory protein LCCL domain-containing 2 — encoded protein: MLRLLSLSVLLLATHLSSSLFLPESPELQRLLSRYQDEMQANGTTSASGSRVRRAIPWSDREEILLLHNKLRGGVYPTASNMEYMIWDDELERSATHWAEQCQWDHGPQDLIMSIGQNLAVHWGRYRSPAYHVQAWYDEVKDYTYPYPHECNPWCPDRCSGPMCTHYTQIVWATTNRVGCAVHMCPSMNVWGEIWENAVYLVCNYSPKGNWIGEAPYQHGNPCSQCPPSYGGVCKDKLCYKGTPQRTETPDMNEVEKPQVPVQVAITQSKPVRKTNPKPSTPKKTTQPKTTNTRNNFLTQNIKCETRMRDKCKGATCNRYNCPANCLYSNAKVWGTLYYDVQSSICRAAIHHGAIDNSGGLVEVTRRDNIPFFVKATKNNVESFSKYKSANGFLVAKVETRSVECYTRLADICPFGAEHTTCPRVKCPSSCKNQPSYWAPVIGTGVYADSSSICRAALHAGVIKASGGYVDVLAMDKKNSYSGSLKNGVQSDSKSQLHGGSFRVFTVRE